Proteins from a single region of Undibacterium sp. KW1:
- a CDS encoding MFS transporter: protein MITETEVNIPPVNPVRRSPLFWVPTTYFTMALAYMMLTNVSAIMFKNMGMDNGKAAEYASYLILAYTIKPLFASFVEMYKTKKFFVICTQLIIAVGFVGVALVMSLPNYMLILMSLFWVISFLGATQDIAADGVYVTSLNSKAQSLYCGIQSLSWNIGPIVAAGGLVYLSGKLHTDFFHHDPKVFGADWMDAWRIIFLIVAGVMALMAAWHLRTMPDGAKAENTPTNMGEALFILRDSFVTFFQKRDVWLMIAFAFLFRLSIGFLEKIGPFFMVDPVSKGGLGLSNEMLGLTYGTYGLIAVLLGSLLGGWFVAKRGLQPTLFILCCAVNIPNASFLVMSIFQPESLWLITAGVAIEKFFFGFGSVGFMIYLMQQLAPGKYTTTHYAFGTGLMGLCMMVTGVISGHLQQLLGYTNYFIFVMLATIPSFAVCWFAPFHHKEGQTEN from the coding sequence ATGATTACTGAGACAGAAGTCAATATTCCGCCGGTAAATCCGGTCAGAAGGTCGCCCTTGTTCTGGGTGCCGACCACTTACTTTACGATGGCGCTGGCCTATATGATGCTGACCAATGTCAGCGCCATCATGTTCAAGAACATGGGCATGGACAACGGCAAGGCCGCTGAATATGCGAGTTACCTGATCCTCGCCTATACCATCAAGCCTCTGTTTGCCTCTTTTGTAGAAATGTACAAGACCAAGAAATTCTTTGTCATTTGCACGCAGCTAATCATAGCCGTCGGCTTTGTCGGCGTCGCCCTGGTCATGTCACTGCCGAACTACATGCTAATTCTCATGAGCCTGTTCTGGGTCATTTCCTTCCTCGGAGCCACTCAGGATATTGCGGCTGACGGTGTGTATGTCACCTCACTAAACAGCAAGGCACAATCCCTGTATTGCGGCATCCAGAGCCTGAGCTGGAATATAGGCCCCATCGTCGCGGCAGGTGGCCTGGTTTATTTGAGTGGCAAGTTGCATACCGATTTTTTCCATCATGACCCCAAGGTATTTGGGGCGGACTGGATGGATGCCTGGCGCATCATTTTCCTCATCGTCGCTGGCGTCATGGCCCTGATGGCAGCCTGGCATTTGCGCACTATGCCAGATGGTGCGAAGGCGGAGAACACGCCCACTAACATGGGTGAGGCCCTGTTCATCTTGCGCGATTCTTTTGTCACCTTTTTCCAGAAACGCGATGTCTGGCTCATGATCGCTTTCGCCTTCCTGTTCCGCCTCAGCATAGGCTTCCTGGAAAAAATCGGCCCTTTCTTCATGGTTGATCCCGTGAGCAAGGGCGGTCTGGGTTTATCGAATGAAATGCTGGGCCTGACCTATGGCACGTATGGCCTGATCGCCGTTTTACTCGGCTCCTTGCTCGGTGGCTGGTTTGTCGCCAAGCGTGGTTTGCAACCGACGCTTTTCATACTCTGCTGTGCAGTGAATATCCCGAATGCCAGCTTTCTGGTCATGAGCATCTTCCAGCCTGAAAGCCTGTGGCTGATCACCGCTGGTGTCGCCATCGAAAAATTCTTCTTTGGCTTTGGCTCAGTCGGCTTCATGATCTACCTGATGCAGCAGTTAGCCCCCGGTAAATACACGACGACACACTACGCCTTCGGCACCGGCCTCATGGGCCTATGCATGATGGTCACCGGCGTCATCAGCGGCCACTTGCAGCAATTACTGGGTTATACAAATTATTTCATCTTCGTCATGCTGGCAACTATCCCCTCTTTTGCGGTATGCTGGTTTGCGCCTTTCCATCACAAAGAAGGGCAAACAGAAAACTGA